From one Bacteroidota bacterium genomic stretch:
- a CDS encoding VCBS repeat-containing protein: protein MKYFFIILLTFLFKKNTSCQLVIGVDSSLHGQFSNLCITDFNGDGFKDVAGANYTGDLAMYEYYGDSSENLPFIFNSINTISKLRSADMDNDGDMDFVISGLYDKYIRWIENVDGGTSFYELSIGSWVGTGPKSLVVSDINNDGSMDIISNMGTTNLLIYKNSGATDPTFTEELIDIGASDPILINVTDIENDGDQDILYYDDTNNKIILRVNSGDGDFTMAGIPLLIATYVTALKFDDFDLDNDQDMLVGYDNFVSAEIELYENIAGVFTLKTSWAIPHDISGLTTAHFNTDSLPDILAVYNNFTLSNDEISFNESAVFINDGNLLFEPSLTPLDGVISSPYNDGILSLAISDMDLNGTDDIVFADEYLLLTAYSSDTSDVLFSSYHEAFKPRAPTQSLFTITNADSSGIVPIIIDDKLDIYSYNISGDIAVYKQAIESTGINFDNGNRAYSTIVFDMDNDGFKDDLFTSGGQMYEGSEGEFQWQVYRNLTKPLVQKYAIKTSYSCRNVFAQDINGDGYQDIVGSNGQLFFTGYDYEGFEIYEEFDAYFWLKNISGTGVFTYEALPGDYFLDEGYPIATDVDLDGDPDILVYNQTDDNVYCYYNVDGLGEFFPRSPILNIYNGQYLHPFDVDGDGIEDLVINTSGDLIKYIKHLGPNEYAAPQTICYNAKVRKPERLTFEDVNSDGFKDLLTGNETTQIYLNMDGFGFYPYPYVLPFNYVNRKITDINQNGIIEIAGIYSTNYAYAQELGEIPVYPINYFTNTDKVLDEAQLLSDTIFIKLSAIPDDTLIMTVTVISVSGLESEVMLNDGVTDIIEIFLLPDSSALDYQYFVIHAIDDPEVDAIENGRISYTLNNHEHTYPLANSIIQDYTIIDNDYPVADNINNIILTCNDTLITEGEFGTACSIKLNTTVDYPVNFILITDNQLDAGAGSDDSIHFQLQSTLTSKTFYIDAVYDTLTEPLHTGNLLIKTTSDDDNYDAIDDIIQSFSITDKVTDTTGNNLIEENQEITVWYIPETGIINLNYSLLEKDAAAILFNTFGEQVQAISLTSSEGEVQFSVQNLPEGFYFVMVYSINNSFQFGRTVVVY, encoded by the coding sequence ATGAAATATTTTTTTATAATACTTTTAACATTTTTGTTCAAAAAAAATACTTCCTGCCAGCTGGTGATTGGTGTTGATAGTAGTTTGCACGGTCAATTTTCAAATTTATGTATAACTGACTTTAATGGTGATGGTTTTAAAGATGTTGCCGGAGCGAATTATACCGGCGATCTGGCTATGTATGAATACTATGGTGATTCCTCAGAAAATCTACCGTTTATTTTTAATTCTATTAATACAATTTCAAAATTACGATCGGCAGACATGGATAATGATGGAGATATGGATTTCGTAATATCAGGGCTATATGATAAATACATTAGATGGATTGAAAATGTAGATGGTGGTACATCATTTTATGAGCTTAGCATCGGTTCTTGGGTTGGAACAGGGCCAAAATCACTTGTAGTTTCCGACATTAATAATGACGGCAGCATGGATATTATATCCAATATGGGTACTACAAATTTACTTATCTATAAAAATTCCGGAGCAACAGATCCCACTTTTACAGAGGAATTAATTGATATTGGCGCATCAGATCCTATACTAATTAATGTGACAGATATCGAAAATGATGGAGACCAAGACATCCTTTATTATGATGATACTAATAATAAAATTATTTTGCGAGTAAATAGCGGAGATGGTGATTTTACAATGGCAGGTATACCACTATTAATAGCTACATATGTAACAGCTTTAAAATTTGATGATTTTGATCTGGATAATGATCAGGATATGCTGGTGGGTTATGATAACTTTGTTTCAGCTGAAATTGAATTGTATGAAAATATAGCCGGGGTTTTTACACTAAAAACCAGTTGGGCAATTCCACACGATATCAGCGGCTTAACTACGGCGCATTTTAATACAGACAGCCTTCCTGATATTTTGGCAGTTTATAATAATTTTACATTATCTAATGACGAAATATCTTTTAATGAATCCGCAGTATTTATTAATGATGGCAACCTTTTATTTGAACCGTCATTAACCCCTCTGGATGGTGTAATTTCATCTCCTTACAATGATGGGATACTTTCGTTGGCAATATCAGACATGGATCTTAACGGGACCGATGATATCGTGTTTGCGGATGAATATTTATTGCTAACTGCTTACAGTAGTGATACTTCAGATGTTCTATTTTCAAGTTATCATGAAGCATTTAAACCACGGGCCCCCACGCAGAGTTTATTTACAATTACAAATGCAGATAGCTCTGGCATTGTCCCTATCATAATTGATGACAAACTCGATATCTATAGTTATAATATAAGTGGTGATATTGCAGTATATAAACAAGCAATTGAATCCACAGGAATTAATTTTGACAATGGCAACCGTGCATATTCCACCATTGTATTTGATATGGATAACGATGGTTTTAAAGACGATCTGTTTACATCCGGCGGTCAGATGTACGAAGGATCTGAAGGTGAATTTCAATGGCAGGTTTATCGCAATCTCACAAAACCTTTGGTGCAGAAATATGCAATCAAAACTTCATATAGTTGTCGGAACGTATTTGCACAGGATATAAACGGAGATGGATATCAAGATATCGTGGGTTCAAATGGTCAATTATTTTTTACCGGATACGATTATGAAGGTTTTGAAATTTATGAAGAATTTGATGCTTATTTCTGGTTAAAAAACATTTCCGGTACCGGTGTATTTACTTATGAAGCATTACCAGGAGATTATTTTCTAGATGAAGGTTATCCTATAGCAACTGATGTTGACTTAGATGGCGACCCTGACATTCTTGTATATAACCAAACTGATGATAATGTATATTGTTATTATAATGTTGATGGATTAGGCGAATTTTTTCCACGAAGTCCAATATTAAATATTTATAATGGCCAATATTTGCATCCGTTTGATGTTGATGGTGATGGAATTGAAGATTTAGTGATAAATACGTCCGGTGATCTGATAAAATATATAAAACACCTTGGCCCAAATGAATATGCAGCCCCCCAAACAATTTGTTACAATGCCAAAGTAAGAAAACCTGAACGTCTTACTTTCGAAGATGTTAACAGCGATGGATTTAAAGACCTACTTACCGGAAACGAAACCACGCAAATTTATTTAAATATGGACGGCTTTGGTTTTTATCCATACCCTTATGTTTTACCATTTAATTATGTAAACAGAAAAATTACCGATATTAATCAGAATGGCATTATAGAAATAGCCGGTATTTATTCCACTAATTATGCATATGCACAAGAATTAGGTGAAATTCCGGTTTACCCAATCAATTATTTTACAAATACAGATAAAGTTTTAGATGAAGCTCAATTATTATCAGATACCATTTTTATTAAATTATCGGCAATTCCTGATGACACTTTAATTATGACCGTAACTGTAATTTCAGTATCAGGTCTGGAATCTGAAGTAATGTTAAACGATGGAGTTACAGATATAATTGAAATATTTTTATTGCCAGACAGCTCAGCATTAGATTATCAATATTTTGTAATACATGCAATCGATGATCCTGAAGTGGATGCCATCGAAAACGGTCGTATTTCATATACATTAAACAACCATGAACATACTTATCCGTTAGCTAACAGTATAATACAGGATTATACGATAATTGATAATGATTACCCTGTTGCAGATAATATCAATAACATAATTTTAACTTGCAATGATACTTTAATCACAGAAGGTGAATTTGGCACAGCCTGTTCAATAAAGTTAAATACTACAGTTGATTATCCTGTAAATTTCATACTTATTACGGACAATCAATTAGATGCAGGAGCTGGTTCAGATGATTCAATTCATTTTCAGCTACAGAGTACGCTTACAAGTAAAACATTTTATATTGATGCCGTTTACGACACATTGACGGAACCATTGCATACGGGAAACTTGCTAATAAAAACAACATCTGATGATGATAATTATGATGCGATTGATGATATCATACAATCATTTTCAATAACAGATAAAGTGACCGATACTACAGGAAATAATTTAATTGAAGAAAATCAGGAAATCACTGTTTGGTATATACCCGAAACTGGCATCATTAATTTAAATTATTCGTTACTTGAAAAAGATGCTGCTGCAATTTTATTCAATACTTTTGGTGAACAGGTTCAAGCAATCTCATTAACATCCTCTGAAGGCGAAGTTCAGTTCTCAGTCCAAAATTTACCTGAAGGATTTTATTTTGTAATGGTATATTCCATCAATAATAGCTTCCAATTTGGCAGAACTGTAGTTGTTTATTAG
- a CDS encoding T9SS type A sorting domain-containing protein, which produces MIRLNPDGSFDNTLSTDGQLSLNLSSEHNIPRAMEIQSDGKIVIGGYYMDGAFPEETDIYMELIRLNTDMTLDNSFSGDGVYKTKINGTNCRVMDLQITTSGKIVCAGYAVSNEEEVGYLLQLNSNGTNDETFGDNGVWLASDSASSNFRKLAIQDNKIYVTGELMNVYNNSSILLMCFNQEGVPDNTFGVNGLMILDNSNKDDVGFDLIIDPENHIVICGGFAVGSNIGEMIALRVIHGNIKPDIINIENPPIFVFPNPVSNLINLEISLPLNTTINVDLTDITGKVCNNLLQSAHYDRGIYTIALEIPESISPGNYFIHVTSEDYHYATMIFIK; this is translated from the coding sequence TTGATAAGACTGAATCCGGATGGTAGTTTTGATAATACACTTTCAACCGACGGGCAATTGAGCTTGAATTTGAGTTCAGAACATAATATTCCACGAGCAATGGAAATTCAATCTGATGGTAAAATAGTGATTGGCGGATATTATATGGATGGAGCTTTTCCGGAGGAGACTGATATTTATATGGAATTAATCAGATTAAATACTGACATGACATTGGATAACAGTTTTAGTGGTGATGGTGTATATAAAACCAAAATAAACGGAACAAATTGCAGGGTAATGGATCTCCAGATTACAACCTCCGGTAAAATAGTATGTGCAGGTTATGCAGTAAGTAATGAAGAAGAAGTTGGTTATTTATTACAATTAAACAGCAATGGAACAAATGATGAAACATTTGGTGATAATGGTGTGTGGCTTGCTTCTGATTCGGCTTCCTCCAATTTCCGCAAATTGGCCATTCAAGATAATAAAATTTATGTCACTGGTGAGCTCATGAATGTATACAACAATAGTAGTATACTATTAATGTGCTTTAATCAGGAAGGGGTTCCTGACAATACATTTGGTGTGAATGGACTGATGATATTAGATAATTCAAACAAGGATGATGTAGGATTTGATCTTATAATTGATCCTGAAAACCATATTGTGATTTGTGGTGGGTTTGCGGTTGGTTCTAATATTGGGGAAATGATCGCCCTTCGGGTAATTCATGGTAACATTAAACCCGATATTATCAATATAGAAAATCCGCCAATCTTTGTATTTCCAAATCCTGTTTCGAATTTAATTAATTTAGAAATTTCTTTGCCATTAAATACCACCATTAATGTTGATTTAACTGATATAACCGGTAAAGTTTGTAATAATTTATTACAATCTGCACATTATGATAGAGGAATTTATACGATAGCCCTTGAAATCCCAGAAAGTATAAGTCCGGGAAATTATTTTATACATGTTACATCTGAAGATTATCATTATGCCACAATGATTTTTATTAAATAA